The proteins below come from a single Spirochaetota bacterium genomic window:
- a CDS encoding phage terminase large subunit family protein → MITQTTVSDIDYLTTSFLNITDTKEFLKPSEYNEQVRYLPPGLTPFPGYYDYNRTPYLREIVDRFSPLDPCHEIDVMKSAQIGATVGILESGIAYFIGCAPRPILYVSADKGLIETGMELRVERMLDSCGLRDLIFSQSNIKKTRNTGDTKNKKEYPGGFLLAVGARNPGKLRMISVPVAMIDELDGCPEKLGDEGNVDGLITNRTNAFASIRKILRLSTPLIMQTSQIYKNYMAGDRRHFHVPCKCCGEYIVLDWHYAEAQTKTGDPAGIVFDVTESGMLIPSTVRYKCQMCGGVMENHDKALILTEGLWKPTAESTKPSKHSYWINSCYSPPGMYSWEDMCYDWLKAWDPIRNRVKDFEEFKTFYQTKRGWPIEERGESPKFERIIANRRMYSKNTVPNHLAIVETGSPVLVVVASCDVHADNIMIDINGYCIGGRSYQIDFRVIEGDTESLISQCYRELERIIENETWISDDGKIYKIRCTFIDAGYRTDQIYQFCSQYSSGVYPTFGRDYIAGGLTLRELNKKTIEKAGCMCYDINVTKMKDRIAAAIRRDWTTGELQPEWRMNFPEDMRDDYFNQYTTENKYEKRDKITNRFLGFEWRHKPGADNHAFDARGYNFAGLEFIAEYACIEMLKLDSLNWEAFWQYAKDGNYYQEVTRP, encoded by the coding sequence ATGATAACTCAGACGACAGTGAGTGATATCGACTACCTCACTACATCCTTTTTGAATATAACTGATACCAAGGAATTTTTAAAACCATCAGAATATAACGAACAGGTCCGATATCTTCCTCCGGGTCTAACGCCGTTCCCTGGATATTATGATTATAACCGAACTCCCTATCTTCGAGAAATTGTCGATAGGTTTTCACCGCTCGATCCCTGCCATGAAATCGATGTTATGAAGTCCGCGCAGATCGGCGCAACCGTGGGTATTCTTGAATCCGGGATTGCTTATTTTATAGGCTGCGCTCCCCGCCCGATTCTTTATGTGTCTGCCGACAAAGGATTGATTGAAACGGGAATGGAGCTTCGCGTCGAACGCATGCTTGATTCATGCGGACTCCGCGACCTCATTTTTTCACAAAGCAATATCAAAAAGACGAGGAATACTGGGGATACAAAAAATAAAAAGGAATATCCCGGCGGATTTCTCCTAGCGGTCGGTGCAAGAAATCCAGGGAAGCTTCGGATGATATCCGTCCCTGTCGCCATGATTGATGAACTTGATGGGTGTCCTGAAAAATTAGGTGATGAAGGAAATGTTGATGGTTTAATTACAAACCGGACCAACGCCTTTGCCTCAATTCGTAAAATACTCCGTCTCTCTACTCCGTTGATAATGCAAACGTCCCAAATATATAAAAACTATATGGCCGGGGACCGCCGCCATTTTCATGTACCCTGTAAGTGCTGCGGTGAATATATTGTCCTCGACTGGCATTACGCAGAGGCCCAGACGAAGACAGGAGATCCCGCCGGGATTGTTTTTGATGTTACCGAAAGCGGCATGCTTATACCCTCGACGGTGCGGTACAAGTGCCAGATGTGCGGCGGGGTTATGGAGAATCACGACAAAGCCCTCATCCTCACCGAAGGCCTCTGGAAGCCAACCGCTGAATCGACGAAGCCGAGCAAACATTCCTACTGGATAAATTCGTGTTATTCGCCGCCGGGGATGTATTCCTGGGAGGATATGTGCTATGATTGGTTGAAGGCCTGGGACCCGATCCGCAACCGTGTAAAGGACTTTGAGGAGTTTAAGACGTTCTACCAGACCAAGCGCGGATGGCCTATTGAGGAACGGGGTGAGTCTCCGAAATTCGAGCGCATCATCGCTAACCGCCGGATGTACTCCAAGAACACTGTACCGAACCATCTCGCCATCGTCGAAACCGGGAGCCCGGTCCTGGTGGTTGTAGCTTCGTGCGACGTCCACGCCGACAACATCATGATTGATATCAATGGTTATTGTATCGGGGGCAGATCATACCAGATCGATTTCCGCGTTATTGAAGGCGACACCGAGAGCCTTATCTCACAATGTTATCGTGAATTGGAGCGGATCATCGAGAACGAGACGTGGATCTCGGACGATGGGAAAATTTACAAAATCAGATGCACGTTTATTGATGCCGGCTACCGAACGGATCAAATCTATCAGTTTTGCTCGCAGTATTCATCAGGCGTGTACCCGACATTCGGCCGCGACTATATCGCCGGCGGGCTGACTCTTCGTGAACTGAATAAAAAAACAATTGAAAAGGCCGGGTGCATGTGTTACGACATCAATGTGACGAAAATGAAGGACAGGATAGCCGCGGCGATCAGGCGCGACTGGACCACCGGCGAGCTGCAACCGGAATGGAGGATGAATTTTCCGGAGGATATGAGAGACGACTACTTCAACCAATACACCACGGAGAATAAATACGAGAAGCGCGACAAAATCACGAACCGTTTTCTCGGTTTTGAATGGCGCCATAAGCCCGGCGCCGACAACCATGCTTTTGATGCCAGAGGATACAACTTTGCCGGGCTTGAATTTATTGCTGAATATGCCTGCATTGAGATGCTCAAGCTTGATTCATTAAACTGGGAAGCTTTCTGGCAATATGCGAAGGACGGCAATTATTATCAGGAGGTTACAAGACCATGA
- a CDS encoding phage portal protein, translating into MLFNPFRKKQSNTQKQRPTGYVDGIIYDIFDGDKFPGSFGATKNYDYVDYWTLRERSMQLFRENLYCKGIIRRILRNEINTGLNLEADIVSEVVGIDQDTAVEIGTERETSWSLWANDPYLCDWKQQKTLGELAADARMTALLSGDCIIVLRINPTTGLPAVDLIDGRHVQTPFGQTPRLGNTIKHGIELDAMNRHVAYWVRQADGTHERIPCWGEKSWRRISWMIYGSERRLDDLRGEPILAAALYMLKELDRYRDSESRAATINAMLPMYVKKTQPGAGSRTFDGGAIRKGQQTGASNKPDEGPRRWNWAKWIPGVMPQTMAYGEEIESFSTNRPNVNFKIFEETIINVFSWTLEIPPEITRLLFQNNFSASRQANNEFEVYLKYRTWKHGRDFYQPIYIELNIQDALLGNWKAPGFLDAWRDLSRWKELNAWVNAHWTGISRPSVDIQKDVNACGSALDYGFCTQDWAARRISGQSYKSILVTRKREIDAMKKAGLSFQSEENNNREPLVTVPATPDNQAIEAAINYKMMNMMKRIDQRLTDIEDNIEGEKGI; encoded by the coding sequence TTGTTATTTAATCCATTCCGCAAAAAACAATCCAACACCCAGAAGCAACGCCCTACCGGATACGTCGACGGTATCATCTATGATATTTTCGACGGCGACAAGTTCCCTGGATCGTTTGGGGCCACTAAAAATTATGACTATGTAGATTACTGGACCCTCCGTGAGCGGTCCATGCAACTCTTCCGTGAGAACCTGTACTGCAAGGGTATCATCCGCCGTATCCTAAGAAATGAAATCAATACCGGCCTCAACCTCGAAGCGGATATTGTCTCCGAGGTTGTCGGCATCGACCAGGATACCGCGGTCGAAATCGGGACTGAACGCGAAACATCCTGGTCGCTATGGGCGAATGACCCCTATCTCTGCGACTGGAAACAACAGAAAACCCTCGGTGAGCTCGCGGCCGATGCCCGGATGACCGCCCTCCTCTCTGGTGATTGCATCATAGTGCTTCGCATCAACCCCACGACCGGCCTTCCCGCGGTAGACCTCATCGATGGCCGACATGTGCAAACGCCATTCGGCCAGACCCCCCGACTGGGCAACACGATCAAGCATGGAATTGAACTCGACGCGATGAATCGCCATGTCGCGTATTGGGTCCGCCAGGCCGACGGGACTCACGAGCGGATACCATGCTGGGGCGAGAAATCCTGGCGCCGCATATCCTGGATGATTTACGGAAGCGAGCGCCGGCTGGACGATCTCCGGGGCGAACCCATCCTCGCGGCCGCCCTCTATATGCTGAAGGAACTCGACCGATACCGTGATTCCGAATCCAGGGCGGCGACCATCAACGCCATGCTGCCGATGTACGTTAAGAAAACGCAACCAGGAGCTGGCAGCCGCACGTTTGATGGAGGAGCGATCCGCAAGGGGCAGCAGACCGGAGCATCAAACAAACCCGATGAAGGCCCCCGACGGTGGAATTGGGCGAAGTGGATCCCCGGCGTCATGCCGCAGACCATGGCCTACGGTGAAGAGATCGAGAGCTTCAGCACGAACCGCCCGAACGTTAATTTTAAAATCTTTGAGGAGACGATCATCAACGTCTTTTCGTGGACCCTTGAGATCCCGCCCGAGATCACTCGGCTCTTGTTCCAGAACAATTTTAGCGCATCACGTCAGGCAAACAATGAATTCGAGGTCTATCTGAAATATCGAACCTGGAAACATGGCCGGGATTTTTACCAGCCCATATATATCGAACTCAACATCCAGGATGCCCTTCTCGGAAATTGGAAAGCTCCCGGTTTCCTCGACGCATGGCGGGATCTATCCCGCTGGAAAGAACTTAATGCATGGGTCAACGCCCATTGGACGGGGATATCCCGCCCGAGCGTCGACATCCAGAAAGACGTCAACGCCTGCGGATCGGCTCTCGATTACGGTTTCTGCACCCAGGACTGGGCTGCCCGCCGAATATCGGGTCAATCATATAAGTCAATACTTGTTACCCGGAAGCGTGAGATCGACGCCATGAAGAAAGCGGGTTTATCATTCCAGAGCGAAGAGAACAACAACCGGGAGCCCCTGGTGACTGTTCCCGCGACACCCGATAACCAGGCGATCGAGGCCGCAATCAATTATAAAATGATGAACATGATGAAGCGGATCGATCAGCGCCTGACTGATATCGAGGACAATATTGAAGGGGAGAAAGGGATATGA
- a CDS encoding ATP-dependent Clp protease proteolytic subunit, with the protein MKIINIIGEIGWNVMPRDVRQQLADAGGEDIRVDITSPGGYVYDGLEIIGLLNGYQGRVDTHIVGYAASMGASIFMAGQKRTAESNAVLMIHNPSGIAVGDYRSFDEASKYFDAMASHLAKDYAAKSGKDVKAVRKLMDAESYYWGDEIASEGFAHEVIKTENAGEKNEALALAKMKFIECTAKMKAEEGRKDDMKKAAALLNLPGKQEEQTPAAGVGNNNNRRSAMTPEQLKAEHPDLYNAIMQAGEQKERERVKAHMNWLDADPKRVAEAIAKGEDFTMAHMSEYVKASQSKTDINDRKGDNPPDTKTPETKDEKEAEDKLLADTMKFSKKSGGN; encoded by the coding sequence ATGAAAATCATCAACATTATCGGTGAGATCGGATGGAATGTTATGCCGCGTGATGTACGCCAGCAGCTCGCCGACGCCGGCGGGGAAGATATCCGAGTCGATATCACCTCTCCCGGCGGCTATGTGTATGACGGACTCGAAATCATCGGCCTTTTGAATGGCTACCAGGGCCGCGTTGACACCCACATCGTCGGATATGCCGCTTCCATGGGAGCGTCTATATTCATGGCCGGCCAGAAGAGGACCGCTGAATCGAACGCCGTTCTCATGATCCACAATCCTTCAGGAATCGCTGTCGGAGATTACCGATCATTCGATGAGGCCTCAAAATATTTCGACGCCATGGCCTCGCACCTCGCGAAAGACTACGCCGCAAAATCCGGGAAGGATGTCAAAGCCGTCAGAAAGCTCATGGATGCTGAATCGTATTACTGGGGCGACGAGATTGCGTCCGAGGGCTTCGCCCATGAAGTTATCAAGACCGAAAACGCCGGTGAGAAGAATGAAGCCCTCGCCCTCGCCAAGATGAAGTTCATCGAATGCACTGCAAAAATGAAAGCAGAGGAAGGACGGAAGGACGACATGAAAAAGGCCGCGGCATTGCTCAATTTGCCGGGCAAACAAGAAGAACAAACCCCCGCCGCAGGTGTGGGTAATAATAACAACAGGAGGTCAGCAATGACACCGGAACAACTCAAAGCTGAACACCCCGACCTGTATAACGCAATTATGCAGGCGGGTGAACAGAAAGAACGCGAGCGCGTCAAGGCTCACATGAATTGGCTCGATGCCGATCCGAAGCGTGTTGCCGAAGCGATAGCGAAGGGTGAGGATTTTACCATGGCTCACATGAGCGAATACGTGAAAGCCTCGCAGAGCAAAACGGACATTAACGATCGGAAGGGAGACAACCCGCCCGATACCAAAACGCCCGAAACAAAGGACGAGAAAGAAGCCGAGGATAAGCTCCTCGCGGACACGATGAAGTTTTCCAAAAAATCGGGAGGTAACTAA
- a CDS encoding major capsid protein has protein sequence MAAKKTMLAAFKQKKAPTMFLSSWFKTTDRDIFRSRKAVIDIKRQKEQIAVDVVRGTGGLLVSNKRFTTKEYTPPLYDLYNSYFEEELNERLPGGTEYDNPDYLAQIIATITDDQVEVQEMIMRAIEWQAANIFVTGTVPLINGDTIDYKMKATHSLPVGTVWSNTSAAPITNIKDACQLNRKDGLVESTVAIFGDTAWANFLARIKADGSLNILNAELGKITMPVANANGAVFHGEFVAGSFRLQAWTYPQYYDVPTGYGLSNEGTKQPYIPTDKVLILPMSNAIDLRLIYAGIPELVNRKDAQLQALGIDRYPANVRGDFLPYAFTDDERTCLKVGVRSAPLCVPTQIDGWCVINTNTAS, from the coding sequence ATGGCAGCTAAAAAAACAATGCTCGCGGCGTTCAAACAAAAGAAAGCGCCCACCATGTTTCTCTCATCGTGGTTTAAGACCACGGATCGCGACATCTTTCGCAGCCGGAAGGCGGTCATTGATATCAAACGGCAGAAAGAACAGATTGCCGTTGACGTAGTACGCGGCACCGGCGGTCTCCTGGTGTCCAACAAACGGTTCACCACCAAGGAATATACCCCGCCTCTGTACGACCTGTATAATTCGTACTTCGAGGAAGAGCTCAACGAGCGCCTGCCCGGCGGAACCGAATATGACAATCCTGATTATCTCGCACAGATTATCGCGACCATTACCGACGACCAGGTCGAGGTGCAGGAAATGATCATGCGTGCCATCGAATGGCAGGCTGCAAATATATTCGTAACTGGGACAGTGCCTCTGATCAATGGCGACACCATCGACTACAAGATGAAAGCCACCCACAGTCTGCCGGTCGGCACGGTATGGAGCAACACGAGCGCTGCGCCCATAACAAACATAAAGGATGCATGCCAGCTCAACAGAAAAGATGGACTTGTTGAATCCACGGTTGCCATTTTCGGCGATACCGCATGGGCGAACTTCCTTGCACGGATTAAGGCTGACGGAAGTCTCAACATCCTCAACGCTGAACTCGGAAAGATCACGATGCCCGTTGCAAACGCTAACGGCGCCGTGTTCCATGGTGAGTTTGTCGCCGGATCGTTCAGGCTCCAGGCGTGGACGTATCCGCAATATTACGATGTCCCGACCGGCTACGGTCTCTCGAATGAAGGCACCAAGCAGCCGTATATCCCGACAGACAAAGTTCTTATTCTTCCGATGTCGAATGCAATTGATCTTCGCCTGATCTATGCAGGTATCCCCGAACTTGTAAACAGGAAGGATGCCCAGTTGCAGGCCCTCGGGATAGACCGCTACCCAGCGAACGTTCGCGGCGATTTCCTGCCTTATGCGTTCACTGATGATGAAAGGACATGTCTGAAGGTCGGAGTCCGCTCGGCCCCGCTCTGCGTTCCGACCCAGATCGACGGCTGGTGCGTTATTAACACCAATACCGCGAGCTAG